One Pseudonocardia sediminis DNA window includes the following coding sequences:
- a CDS encoding DEAD/DEAH box helicase, with translation MLVVHALWSPGRGVLLWAEDGERPARTSRRSLRSARPHPFAVPSTELSGIHPGRATTTTLLLPSHANGPVDSPGLVRPDGPARKRSTLTLSPWSVPGVVVDVAELEDPSPDVRYGDSVDHVVALAHFAADLAGRGRVLPTLDDDRPRARWRPVVQGLDAVSRQALVDATPPVARAEQRRAGDVAGRDPGELLDDALSVLTDAAVRERLGRAEEPLALVPPRRGRTPARSVAVEAWLGALTGEDPSVDAPENEVAELARALEGWDEIGSGPAGPGRGVFRLAEVRTLHDPADPGDDPEDQTGDGTRWELQFALQSTEDPSLQLDADDVWAGDADKLITGAQDLLLAELGRAAQLLPDLVPALRRARPATLDLDVDGAHRFLTRDASTLVTAGFGVQLPAGWNGSRPLGLRLSASSTPAPGVIVRGGLGREELSGFRWSIAVGDEELGEEEIAALVAAKAPLVRVRGQWVSVDATALAQGLDFLRRRRTHAPTAADVLAVSRGDVDTPLPVTGIRAEGWLADLIEGTADRELDPTPAPPGFLATLRPYQERGLSWLAFLSSLGLGACLADDMGLGKTVQLLALETHDRQGDATTAPTLILCPMSLVGTWQREAARFAPALRVHSHHGAGRRHGDELDALLADADVVVTTYGTATRDAEELQRWRWHRLVLDEAQAIKNANATASRVVRRFDAAHRIALTGTPMENRLAELWSVLDFLNPGLLGAPERFKQRFAIPIERHADPDAARKLRRITRPYLLRRVKTDPEVIDDLPEKIEIIQDYRLTREQASLYRTVVDDMMEKIEDSQGIERRGNVLSAMAKLKQVCNHPAQLLHDGSPIGRRSGKVARLEEILTEILAEGDKVLLFTQFTEFAAMLRPHLSARFDTEVAYLHGGTSKKRRDEMVTRFQAPGGPSIFLLSLKAGGTGLTLTAANHVVHLDRWWNPAVENQATDRAFRIGQKRTVQVRKFCCPGTVEKRIDALIESKKSLSEMVVSDGEDWLTGLSTGELREVFALGNEAVGDDGGEP, from the coding sequence GTGCTCGTCGTCCATGCCCTGTGGTCCCCCGGTCGGGGTGTGCTGCTGTGGGCCGAGGACGGCGAGCGCCCGGCGCGGACGTCGCGACGCTCGTTGCGCAGCGCCCGGCCGCACCCGTTCGCGGTGCCGTCGACGGAGCTGTCCGGGATCCATCCCGGGCGGGCGACGACCACCACCCTGCTCCTGCCCTCGCACGCGAACGGCCCGGTGGACTCCCCCGGCCTGGTCCGGCCGGACGGACCGGCGCGCAAGCGCTCCACCCTGACGCTGTCCCCGTGGAGCGTCCCGGGCGTCGTGGTCGACGTGGCCGAGCTGGAGGACCCGTCGCCGGACGTGCGCTACGGCGACTCGGTCGACCACGTCGTCGCGCTGGCCCACTTCGCCGCGGACCTGGCCGGACGTGGCCGGGTGCTGCCGACGCTCGACGACGATCGTCCGCGGGCGCGGTGGCGGCCCGTGGTGCAGGGACTGGACGCCGTGTCGCGTCAGGCGCTGGTCGACGCGACGCCACCGGTGGCGAGGGCCGAGCAGCGTCGCGCGGGCGACGTCGCCGGCCGCGATCCCGGCGAGCTGCTCGACGACGCGTTGTCCGTGCTCACCGACGCGGCGGTCCGGGAGCGGCTGGGCCGGGCCGAGGAACCGTTGGCACTGGTCCCTCCGCGCCGCGGGCGGACACCGGCCCGATCGGTGGCCGTCGAGGCGTGGCTCGGCGCCCTGACCGGCGAGGACCCGTCCGTCGACGCGCCGGAGAACGAGGTCGCCGAGCTCGCCCGGGCGCTCGAGGGCTGGGACGAGATCGGCAGCGGACCGGCCGGGCCGGGTCGCGGGGTGTTCCGCCTCGCCGAGGTCCGGACGCTGCACGACCCGGCCGACCCCGGCGACGACCCGGAGGACCAGACCGGCGACGGCACCCGCTGGGAGCTGCAGTTCGCGCTGCAGTCCACCGAGGACCCGAGCCTGCAGCTCGACGCCGACGACGTGTGGGCCGGCGACGCCGACAAGCTGATCACCGGCGCGCAGGACCTGCTGCTGGCCGAGCTCGGGCGGGCCGCCCAGCTGCTCCCGGACCTCGTCCCGGCCCTGCGCCGGGCCCGGCCGGCGACCCTCGACCTCGACGTCGACGGGGCCCACCGCTTCCTCACCCGGGACGCCTCGACGCTGGTCACGGCCGGTTTCGGGGTCCAGCTTCCTGCCGGGTGGAACGGGTCGCGCCCGCTCGGGCTGCGTCTGTCGGCGTCGTCCACCCCGGCACCCGGGGTGATCGTGCGCGGTGGGCTCGGCCGGGAGGAGCTGTCCGGGTTCCGCTGGTCGATCGCGGTCGGCGACGAGGAGCTGGGTGAGGAGGAGATCGCGGCCCTGGTCGCGGCGAAGGCGCCGCTGGTGCGCGTGCGCGGGCAGTGGGTCAGCGTCGACGCGACCGCCCTGGCCCAGGGCCTGGACTTCCTGCGCCGGCGCCGCACGCACGCGCCGACCGCCGCCGACGTCCTGGCCGTGAGCCGCGGCGACGTCGACACCCCCCTGCCGGTCACCGGGATCCGGGCGGAGGGGTGGCTCGCCGACCTCATCGAGGGCACCGCCGACCGCGAGCTCGACCCGACACCGGCCCCGCCCGGCTTCCTCGCCACGCTGCGGCCCTACCAGGAACGCGGCCTGTCCTGGCTGGCGTTCCTGTCCTCTCTCGGGCTCGGCGCGTGCCTGGCCGACGACATGGGCCTGGGCAAGACCGTCCAGCTCCTGGCGCTGGAGACGCACGACCGCCAGGGCGACGCGACGACCGCACCGACCCTGATCCTGTGCCCGATGTCGCTGGTCGGGACGTGGCAGCGGGAGGCCGCCCGGTTCGCCCCGGCCCTGCGGGTGCACTCACACCACGGAGCCGGACGCCGGCACGGCGACGAGCTGGACGCGCTGCTGGCCGACGCCGACGTCGTGGTCACCACCTACGGCACCGCCACCCGCGACGCCGAGGAGCTGCAGCGGTGGCGCTGGCACCGGCTCGTCCTCGACGAGGCGCAGGCGATCAAGAACGCGAACGCGACGGCGTCGCGCGTGGTCCGGCGGTTCGACGCCGCGCACCGGATCGCGCTGACCGGCACGCCAATGGAGAACCGGCTGGCCGAGCTGTGGTCGGTGCTCGACTTCCTCAACCCCGGCCTGCTCGGCGCGCCGGAGCGGTTCAAGCAGCGCTTCGCGATCCCGATCGAGCGCCACGCCGACCCGGACGCGGCCCGGAAGCTGCGCCGGATCACCCGCCCCTACCTGCTGCGACGGGTCAAGACCGATCCCGAGGTGATCGACGACCTGCCGGAGAAGATCGAGATCATCCAGGACTACCGGCTCACCCGCGAGCAGGCCTCCCTCTACCGCACGGTCGTCGACGACATGATGGAGAAGATCGAGGACTCCCAGGGCATCGAGCGGCGCGGCAACGTGCTGTCGGCGATGGCCAAGCTCAAGCAGGTCTGCAACCACCCCGCCCAGCTGCTGCACGACGGCTCGCCCATCGGCAGGCGCTCGGGCAAGGTCGCCCGGCTGGAGGAGATCCTGACCGAGATCCTGGCCGAGGGCGACAAGGTGCTGCTGTTCACCCAGTTCACCGAGTTCGCCGCGATGCTGCGCCCGCACCTGTCGGCGCGGTTCGACACCGAGGTCGCCTACCTGCACGGCGGCACGTCGAAGAAGCGGCGCGACGAGATGGTCACCCGGTTCCAGGCCCCCGGCGGGCCGTCGATCTTCCTGCTCTCGCTCAAGGCCGGCGGCACCGGACTCACCCTGACCGCGGCCAACCACGTCGTGCACCTGGACCGCTGGTGGAACCCGGCGGTGGAGAACCAGGCCACCGACCGGGCGTTCCGGATCGGTCAGAAGCGCACCGTGCAGGTGCGCAAGTTCTGCTGCCCGGGCACCGTCGAGAAGCGGATCGACGCGCTGATCGAGTCGAAGAAGTCGCTCTCGGAGATGGTCGTCTCCGACGGCGAGGACTGGCTGACCGGGCTGTCCACCGGCGAGCTGCGCGAGGTGTTCGCCCTGGGCAACGAGGCCGTCGGCGACGACGGGGGTGAGCCGTGA
- a CDS encoding SRPBCC family protein has product MSTTTHETTIEAVADVPAIRIVREFDASPEKVFRAHVEPELVKQWLGPRGLTMTIDRWDAQTGGTYRYVHRDDDGEYRFYGSFHEVRPHERIVQTFTFEGFPDGVALETMTFTDLGDGRTRIVGSSTFETFEGRDSALASGMEIGVNEGFEQLDELLARS; this is encoded by the coding sequence ATGAGCACCACCACCCACGAGACCACCATCGAGGCCGTCGCCGACGTACCGGCGATCCGGATCGTGCGCGAGTTCGACGCGTCACCGGAGAAGGTCTTCCGGGCCCACGTCGAACCGGAGCTGGTGAAGCAGTGGCTCGGCCCGCGCGGACTCACCATGACGATCGACCGGTGGGACGCCCAGACCGGCGGGACCTACCGCTACGTCCACCGCGACGACGACGGCGAGTACCGCTTCTACGGCTCGTTCCACGAGGTGCGGCCCCACGAGCGGATCGTGCAGACGTTCACGTTCGAGGGCTTCCCGGACGGTGTCGCCCTGGAGACGATGACCTTCACCGACCTCGGCGACGGACGCACGCGGATCGTCGGGAGCTCGACGTTCGAGACGTTCGAGGGCCGCGACTCGGCCCTGGCCAGCGGCATGGAGATCGGGGTCAACGAGGGCTTCGAGCAGCTCGACGAGCTGCTGGCGCGCTCCTGA
- a CDS encoding ArsR/SmtB family transcription factor → MEDRLNRVFSALADPIRRDMVARLAADDATVNELAEPYDVSLQAVSKHLKVLEDAGLVSRSRQAQRRPVHLEAKVFDLMTAWIERYRRQAEERYRRLDALLAAMDDSTDGTRSPDQERGAS, encoded by the coding sequence ATGGAGGACCGGCTGAACCGGGTGTTCTCGGCCCTGGCCGATCCGATCCGGCGCGACATGGTGGCCCGTCTGGCCGCCGACGACGCGACGGTGAACGAGCTCGCCGAGCCCTACGACGTGTCCCTGCAGGCCGTCTCCAAACACCTCAAGGTGCTGGAGGACGCGGGGCTCGTCAGCCGTTCCCGGCAGGCACAGCGCCGGCCGGTGCACCTCGAGGCGAAGGTGTTCGACCTGATGACGGCATGGATCGAGCGGTACCGGCGGCAGGCCGAGGAGCGCTACCGGCGTCTCGACGCCCTGCTCGCCGCGATGGACGACAGCACGGACGGCACCCGGTCACCCGACCAGGAACGAGGCGCATCATGA
- a CDS encoding DUF559 domain-containing protein — MARDEPGPGRVRGWPVAFRGSEAVAAGLVRWSTLRGPRFRRVHPDVYAMVCDEPDVLLAERAASVLVGEQGVLCGFSAATVLGADCAPRGAPQEVTACGARIRSRPGLVVRREALLPDEITVVHGMRVATAMRTGYDVVRRASCPVEAVVALDAVANAGTFAPERILEVAARHPGARGSSALDDAVRRADARSGSPMETRMRLLVIGAGLPVPELQYPVQDPVAGTVVWLDLAYPELRIGIEYEGPDHFRPDRVRRDIRRITNLVDQGWRIYRFVGQDVLGTPERTVAMIRRGIDQRRSTSDAPWR, encoded by the coding sequence ATGGCGAGAGATGAACCGGGACCGGGACGCGTACGGGGCTGGCCGGTCGCGTTCCGCGGGTCGGAGGCGGTGGCGGCCGGGCTGGTCCGCTGGTCGACGCTGCGCGGGCCGCGGTTCCGGCGGGTGCACCCGGACGTCTACGCGATGGTGTGCGACGAGCCGGACGTGCTCCTGGCCGAGCGGGCGGCGTCGGTGCTGGTGGGGGAGCAGGGCGTGTTGTGCGGCTTCTCCGCGGCGACCGTCCTGGGCGCGGACTGCGCTCCCCGGGGTGCGCCGCAGGAGGTGACCGCGTGCGGGGCGCGGATCCGGTCACGGCCGGGGCTGGTGGTGCGACGGGAGGCACTCCTGCCGGACGAGATCACCGTCGTCCACGGCATGCGGGTGGCCACGGCGATGCGGACCGGCTACGACGTGGTCCGGCGTGCATCCTGTCCGGTCGAGGCCGTGGTGGCGCTCGACGCCGTGGCGAACGCGGGCACGTTCGCGCCCGAGCGGATCCTCGAGGTCGCGGCCCGGCATCCCGGCGCTCGGGGCTCCTCGGCTCTCGACGATGCCGTCCGCCGGGCCGACGCCCGGTCCGGATCGCCGATGGAGACCCGGATGCGGCTGCTGGTGATCGGCGCGGGTCTGCCGGTCCCGGAGCTGCAGTACCCGGTCCAGGACCCGGTCGCCGGCACGGTCGTCTGGCTGGACCTCGCCTACCCGGAACTGCGGATCGGCATCGAGTACGAGGGTCCGGACCACTTCCGTCCGGATCGGGTTCGCCGCGACATCCGCCGCATCACGAACCTGGTCGACCAGGGCTGGCGGATCTACCGGTTCGTCGGCCAGGACGTCCTCGGTACACCGGAGCGCACGGTCGCGATGATCCGGCGCGGGATCGACCAGCGCCGATCGACGAGCGACGCGCCCTGGCGGTGA
- a CDS encoding pirin family protein, translated as MPAVTVADVTVLPRVPEPGPTDLDRGVRRVTTAPSGHEGEGFPVRRAFAGVDLRDLDPFLHMDQMGEVEYAPGEPKGTSWHPHRGFETVTYIIDGEFEHADSHGGGGAITNGDTQWMTAGSGLLHIERPPEALVASGGLFHGLQLWVNLPQANKWLEPKYQDLRAAESALLTTSDGGALVRVIAGSVGGHEGPGSTYTPMAMMHATLSPGARLRMPWPREFNALVYVLSGAGTVGADRRPIRTGQLAVFGPGDVITVAGDTSQESRLPGLDVVLLGGLPIREPVAWAGPFVMNTKAEVMTAFEDYQKGRLGVIPASYIPHGRLGGSSA; from the coding sequence ATGCCCGCCGTCACCGTCGCCGACGTCACGGTCCTGCCACGCGTCCCCGAGCCCGGCCCCACCGACCTCGACCGCGGCGTCCGCCGGGTCACGACCGCCCCGTCCGGGCACGAGGGCGAGGGGTTCCCGGTCCGCCGGGCGTTCGCCGGGGTGGACCTGCGCGACCTCGACCCGTTCCTGCACATGGACCAGATGGGCGAGGTCGAGTACGCCCCGGGGGAGCCGAAGGGCACGTCCTGGCACCCGCACCGGGGCTTCGAGACCGTCACCTACATCATCGACGGCGAGTTCGAGCACGCCGACTCGCACGGCGGCGGCGGAGCGATCACCAACGGCGACACCCAGTGGATGACGGCCGGCTCCGGGCTGCTGCACATCGAGCGTCCCCCGGAGGCCCTGGTCGCCAGCGGCGGGCTGTTCCACGGGCTGCAGCTGTGGGTGAACCTGCCGCAGGCGAACAAGTGGCTCGAGCCCAAGTACCAGGACCTGCGCGCCGCGGAGTCCGCGCTGCTCACCACCTCCGACGGCGGGGCGCTCGTCCGCGTGATCGCCGGCTCGGTCGGCGGCCACGAGGGCCCGGGCTCGACCTACACCCCGATGGCGATGATGCACGCGACGCTCTCCCCCGGAGCCCGGCTGCGGATGCCGTGGCCGCGGGAGTTCAACGCCCTGGTCTACGTCCTCTCCGGCGCCGGCACGGTCGGCGCGGACCGGCGCCCGATCCGCACCGGGCAGCTGGCCGTGTTCGGGCCCGGCGACGTGATCACCGTCGCGGGTGACACGTCGCAGGAGTCGCGCCTGCCCGGGCTGGACGTGGTCCTGCTCGGCGGACTACCGATCCGCGAGCCCGTCGCGTGGGCCGGGCCGTTCGTGATGAACACCAAGGCCGAGGTCATGACGGCGTTCGAGGACTACCAGAAGGGCCGCCTCGGCGTGATCCCCGCGAGCTACATCCCGCACGGGCGCCTGGGCGGATCCTCCGCCTGA